The nucleotide sequence AGGAGCGCCCGAAATCGCCCTGGAGGAGATTGCCGATCCAGATGACATATTGCTCGGGCCAGGAGCGATCGAGGCCAAGGGCGCGATTGATGCGCGCGACATTGTCCGGCGTGGCATAGGAGCCGAGCAGCGCCTGGGCCGGATCGCCTGGGATCAGCTTCATCACCAAGAAGACGATGATGGAGAGGCCCAAAATGACGGGAATGGCGGCCAGCAGACGCTTGCCGATATAGGCGGTCATGGTCGGGTCCTCCTTGTGCGGCGGTGGGGGTGGGAAAGAGTACCCCCACCTAGCCTCCCCCTGGGAAGGGGGAGGGACGGATCGCGTTTGCCGAAGTGCTGGTGAGCCACTGCCGGGCTCCTCCCCCTTCACAGGGGAAGTTGGGTGGCGGTGCCCTACTGCTTGGTCACATCCCGCAGGACGAGGCTGAAGTCGGGCTGGAGTTCGAAATCGCCGACGGCGCTGGTGACGACGGCGTTCTGCTTCCAGTTGGCGACGAAGAGCCAGGGGGCATCCTCGTGGGTGATGGCCTGGACCTGCTTATAGAGTTCGCCGCGTTCGGCCGGATCGGTAGCGAGACGGGCCTGATCGAGCAGGGCGTCCACTTCCGGATTGGAGTAGTAGGAGGAATTAAAGCCCCCTTCAGCCGGGAAGGCAGCGGTGCGCAAAGTGAGGAAGGGCAGGGTGTCCGGGTCGGAGGTCATCCAGGCCATTTCTGCCATGTCGCCCTTGCCTTCGAGGCCGGGGTTCACTTCCGAAAGGAAGGTGTTCCACTCATAGGTCTTGATCTCGACATTGAGCCCGACGGCGGCAAGATCGGCCTGAATGGCGGTGCCCATGGGGACCGGGTCCAGCATGCCCGAGCCGCCCTCGGTGACGAGGAAGGTGAGCGAAGCGCCTTCGGCCCCGGCTTCGGCAAGCAGCGCCTTGGCCTTTTCCGGGTCATAGGGATAGGGCGCGACATCCTCATTATAGGCCCAGTTGAAGGCGGGCGGGATGGGGCCGGCGGAAACTTCGGCGGTGCCCTGGAGCACGTCGGTGACGAGGCTTTCCTTGTTGACCGCGTAGTTCACCGCCTGGCGCACGCGGACATCGGCAAACGGGCCTTCCTTGGCATTGAGCATGACGTACCAGACATGCGGGCCGACGGCCTCAACGACCTGGTAATTGGCGTCGTTCCGGAACTGGGCGACATTGTCGGGCGGCGTTTCGAGCAGCACATCAATGCCGCCCGAGAGCATTTCGGCAACGCGGGTATTGGCGTCGGTGATGGGGCGGAAGATGACGGCCTCAAGCGCCGGCGCACCATCCCAATAGGCGTCATTGCGCGAGGCGACGACGCGGGTATTGGACTGCCATTCCTCGAATTTGAAGGGGCCGGTGCCCACGGGATTGCGGCCATAGTCAGCGCCGGAGGCTTCGACGGCGGCGGGGGAGACGATGAGGCCGGTGGGCGAGGCGAGGTTCGACATGAACGGCGCGAACGGCTCGTTGAGGGTGAATTTCACCGTCAGATCATCGACCACCTCGACTGTCTCGACTGCCGAAAAGAAGAAGGCGAGGGGGAAGGGGCCGGTCGAGGCAAAGGCGTGGTTTTCGTCCAGCATGCGGTCGAAGTTGAACTTCACCGCCTCGGCGTTGAACGGGGTGCCATCGTGGAAGGTGACGCCGTCGCGCAGGTTGAATGTGTATTCGAGGCCGTCCTCGGAAATGGTCCAGTCGGTCGCCAGTGCCGGTTCGATCTCGAGCGTACCCGGCGCATTGCGCACAAGGCCGTCGTAAATGTTAACCGCGATGCGGAAGTCGTTTGATGCCGTCGACACATGCGGGTCGAGCGAGGCGGGCTCGGCGATCTGGCCGACGACGAGAATGTTGGGGGGAGTCTGGGCCATGGCCGGAGCGGCCAGGGTGAGAGCAGTTGCGGCGAGCAGCGCGGACGCCATGCCTTTCCAGTGACGGATCATCGTTTCCTCCTTGCGTTCCCTCGCCCTTGTCTTGCGGTGCGGACCGTGGAAGACGGGCTTGATAATTTATCATCATAAATTTGCCGACTGTCAATTTATGATGATAAATAGAAGTTCCATGAGGATGACCGCATGACTTTTTCCATCGTTGCCCGCGACCCCGAGACCGGTGCATTCGGCGTGGCTACGGCAACGGGCGGTCCGGCCGTGGGCGCGCTGGTGCCCCATACGCGTCAGGGATTTGGGGCGGCAGCAACGCAGGCCATGACCAATCCCTATCTGGCGATCGATGCCCTTGAGAGGCTTGGCGACCAGTCGGCCGACAGGGCGCTGGAGGGGGCGCTGGCGCGTGATGATGGGCGGCAGCGCCGGCAGGTCGTTGTGGTCGACAAGACCGGCGGTGTCGTGGGCTGGACGGGGCACGAGTGCACGGGCTTTGCCGGGCATGTTCTCGATGCGGGCGTCGGTGTGGCCGGCAATATGCTCGTTGGGCCAGCGGTTCTCGAGGCAATGATCGGGGCTTATCGGTCGGCACTGGGTAGCGGATTTGCGCGGGCGCTGGTGGCCGCCATGCAGGCCGGCGAGGCGGCCGGGGGTGACAGCCGCGGCATCAGTTCGGCGGCGTTGCGCGTGCAGGGAGATCAGGCGTATGCCGATATCGATCTTCGGGTAGATTTTTCGGACAACCCGCTGGCGGCGCTGGAAGATTTGCTCGAGAGAACCGTCGCCGGCCCCTATGCTGCGTTTTTCGCCGAGGTGCCGCGGCGCTGACCACTTCTTTGAGCCGGGCCGCGCCATAGAAAAAGCATCGGGCCGATTGGTCCGATGCTTGTGGCATGCGCAGGTCGCGGGCAGAAAACCGGCGCTATTGGGCGGAATTGGCCTGCAATTCGCGCAGGAAGGGGATGGATTCGAACTGATCGGGCTGCACATTTTCCCAGGAGATTCCCTTGGGGCGGGTGTGCTGGCTATTTGTGGTGATCAACTCTTTCTCGGTGGCGACATAGTCCATCCAGCAGTCGAAGTGCATCATGACGATATCGCCATCGGGCACGACCTGGGTGGAGTGGACGCTGGTGACCAGCGGGGTATCGGGACGGATGCGGCCGAGCTCGTTGAGCACGCCGGCCTCGAGATCAGCAAAGCCGCCGCCCTTGCCGGTGCGGGCGCCCTGGCGCGTGACCGCGACGGAACCGAAGACGCAGAAATCGAGCTCGGGAATGTCGGTGAATTCGATGCGCTCGCCATGGTGCATATAGCCCTGGTGGCTGGCGGCGAGTTCAAAGGTGATGCCCTTTTCCTGCAGCACGGCCGGATCGATGCGGACATAGGGTGCACTCTGGACCAGCTCGGGCACCGGGCAATAGAGCGTCTTGCCTTCATAGAGGGCGCGCAGGCGCAGGGAATATTGCGCGGAGTCCGGGTTGACCTTGACTGCCTTGGCCGTCTTCCAGGCGGGAATCTGGGTCATGTGCCAGGCGGCATTGTCGGCGCCGGTGAAATTGGGGATATGGCTGCGGGCAGGGCCGATGGCCACGCCGTCCGCAACCAACTGATCCCAGATGGCATTGCGCAACTCGTCTTTGGCAGGGTTGCGACCCGCCCAGCGACCACGATCGGTCATCACAATCTCCATCATTAGGTAGCAGTGTTCCCAAGCCGCAGACCACTGCTCGCATCGAACAGGAGTGGCGGCTGCTGCGGCGGGAAAAGCAGAATTTCTGGCCCGGCAATGGCCTGGTCGGTGGTCGTGCGCACGGTTAGGCGCGTGCTGCCGGCCTCGACGTGGACGAGGCGATCACCGCCGACGAACTCGATGGCAGAGACGCGGGCCGGCAGGCCGCCCTCGCCAGTGGCGGCAATGGCAAGCGCTTCGGGGCGCAGCGCCATGAGGCACGGCTTGCCTGGCTTCAGGCCGGACGCCTGCGGGGTGAGTTCGATCGCGGGGCGCCAGATCTGGCCATTGGCCATGGTCCAGCTGTCTTCCGTGCGGGCGGTCAGCGGCAAAAGATTGGCCGGCGGGCTGCCGATAAAGCCGGCGATATAGGATGTCGCCGGGGCACGGTAGAGAGTCTCGGGCGCCTCATACTGGAGCACGCGACCTGCATTCATCACCGCGATCTTGTCGGAGGTGGCGAGAGCCTCGGCCTGATCGTGGGTGACCATGATCGTGGTGATGCCGGTGCGGTCGTGCAGTTCGCGCAGTTCAAGGCGCACCTTGTGGCGCAGCACGGCATCGAGGTTTGACAGCGGCTCATCAAGCAGAAGCAGGCGTGGGCGGATGGCAATGGCGCGGGCGATTGCCACGCGCTGCTGCTGGCCCCCGGACAGCTCGCCCGGCTTGCGGCTCAGGGCAGGATCAAGGCCGACCATGGCAAGGGATTCATCTACGCGCTTTTCCGCCTCGGCGCGGTCCATGCCCAGCATGTCGAGGCCGAAGCGGACATTCTGGCGAATGGAGAGATGGGGAAAGAGAGCGTAGTTCTGGAAGACGAGCCCAATATTGCGCTTCCAGGGGGGAAGCGTCGTGATGTCTTCGCCGCCGAGCTCGATGGCGCCGTTATCAGGTTCGAGCAGGCCGGCCATGATCTGCAGCAGGGTGGACTTGCCGCAACCGCTGGGGCCGAGCAGGGAGACGAAGGCACCCTGTTCGACGTCGAGGTCGATCCCATGCAGGGCCATAGTGCCTTTGTAGCTCTTCTTGACCGAGCGGATGCGAAGATAGGGAGATCCGGTCATCAGAACCGCCTTGAAAGCTGGAAGAGGCGCTGGCCGAGCACGATCACGATAACGGTGAAGGCGACGATCATCGCCGCAATGGCTATGGTCGTCGGGTCAATGCCCTCGGTGCGCAGCCGCGAGAAGGTGCGGACAGGGAAAGTGATCCAGCCGGCTCCGGCGATGAGAGTGGTCACCACGACGTCGTTGAACGAGACGAGGAAGGCAATGGCTGTACTGGAGAGGAGGCCCGGCATGGCTAGCGGCAGGGTGACACGGCGCACGACATGCCAGGGAGAGGCGCCGAGGCTCTTGGCCGCCGCTTCGAGGCGCGGGTCGATCTCGTCGAAGGTGGCGATCATGATGCGCGCGGCAAAGGGCATGGTGATGGTCACATGCGCCAGGATCAAGCCGGGCAGGGTGCCGTTGATGCCCAGCTGTGCATAGATCGAGAGCAGGGCGATCGCCCAGACGACGAGCGGCAGGGTGAGCGGAGCGAGCAGCAGCACTTCGAGCGCCAGGCGATAGCTCGGCTTGCCGCGTACAAGGCCAAAGGCGGCGAGGCTGGAAAGCCCCACGGCAATGGCTGTCGAGATGACGCCGAGGATCGTGCTGATCCAGAGACTGCTCTTGTATTCGTTGTGGTTGAAGGCTTCCTCGAACCAGCGCAGCGAATAGGAGCGCGGCGGGAAGCGGAAGATATTGCCGCCATCAAAGGCCGAAAAGATCAGCACGATGATCGGGGCGAGCAGGAAGAGCAGGATGGCAAGGACGCCAGCGAGCAACAGGGCCTTGCTGAAGCGGGATGTCATGAGGCCCTCGCAAGGCGGCGGGAGATCAGCGCGCCGAGAACGCCGGCGAGGGCGAGGAACATCAGCATGACAATGCCGAGTGCCGAGGCGAAAGGCCAGTCGAGCACCATGGCGGCCTGCTGGTAGGCGAGTGAGGCGAAGGTGATGACCTTACCCTGGCCCAGGATCTGCGGCGTGACGAAGGCGGTCAGCGCAGCGCAGAAAACGAGGAGGCTGCCGGCCACGATGCCCGGAAGCATCAGTGGCAGCAGCACTCGCCGCCAGACGACGAGTGGCGAAGCGCCAAGGGACATGGCGGCCATCTCATAGTCGTGCGGAATGCGTTCAATGGTGTTGATCAGCGGGAGGACCATCAGCGGCAGGAAGGCCTGGACGAGGCCGATGGTGACGCCGGTGATATTTCCGAGCAGCGGCAGGCTCGACTGGATAAGCCCCATGGATTTGAGCGCGCCATTGATGAAGCCGAGCGGGCTCAAGAGATTGACGAGGCCCAAGGTCGGCAGCAGTGCGCCGCAGATCAGCGGCAGGATGGAAATGCCGATGAGAAGGCCCTTGGCTCGGCCGGCATGCAGCACGATCCAGCGCGCAAGTGGCAGGGCAAGAAGCAGGCAGACGAGGGTGACGAAGCCGCTCAGCCAAAGTGTCGTCCACAGACCGCCGAGATAATAGCTGTCGGTGAAGATGCGGACGTAATTGGCGAGGGTGAATGAGGTGTCGAGGCTGAGCGAGCCGGGAACCTGGCTCCAGAAGCTCAGCACCACCAGAAACAGAAATGGCAGAACAAAGACACCGAACATCAGCACGGCCGCAGGCGCGACGAGAAGCGCCGTGGTGGTCGGGGAGATGTCCGGTGTCTGGTTCAATGCACTGTCCTAATTACGGTCGATTACTGACCAAGGATCTGCTTGTTCCAGCGGTCGGTCCAATCGGAACGCTGGGTGATGACATATTCCCAGTCGAGCTGGAGCAGGCTGTCGACTTCTTCGGGCGTATTGATCACGCGAGCCGCTTCTTCATCGGACAGGACGACCTTGGAATTGGTCGGGCCGAAGTTCACCTGCTGTGCATATGCAGTCTGGGTATCAACGCCGAGCGCCAGATCGATGAACATCTGGGCCAGTTCAGGCTCTGGGCTGTTGGCAACCTGGCAGACCATGTCGCGCACGAGCACGGGACCCGGATCCTTCGGGAACACGAAACCGATACCTTCGTAATTCTCGAGGTTCGAAATCACATAGCCCGAAATCATCGGCGCGGCGGCGATTTCGCCGGCATCCATCAGGGTGAGAACTTCATCGAGGCTGTTGTAGGTCAGCATCGGGGCGCCGAGTTCTGCTAGCTTTGCGAAGGCTGCATCAGGGTTGGACTCGTCCACACCGGCAATACGTGCGGCCACGGCGAGCATGCCGTCGCCTTCCGAACTCGGGTAGGGGGCATAAGCCATCTTGCCCTTGAGCTCAGGGTTCCAGAGGTCTGCCCATTCGGGAGCCTCGGGGAAAACTGCCTTGCTGTAAGCAATGCCAAGGCCAACGAGGCTCATGGCATAGCAGCCATCGTTCATGCCGGCCCAGACATCGGCCGCGGCGGGAACGAGAGCGGCGTCAGGCGCAACGACGAGCCCTTCCTTGAGCGCGTTTGGCGCTTCATAGATGTTCTGGAAGGTCACATCCATGGTGGGGTTATTGCGCTCAGCGACCATCTTGGAGAGACGATCACCGCTGCCGCCGAGCAGAAATTCCACCTTGGCGCCTGTCTTGGCTTCGAGCGGGCCGGCAACATGTTCCTTGAGGAGGCGTTCGATATCGCCGCCCCAGGTGCCGACGACGAGAGTGCGGCCCGAGTAGTCCTGCGCGAAAGCCGGCAGGCACGGGAAAAGGCTCACTGCGGTCACTGCCGCGTAACAAGCGATGCGTTTCATAATTCCCTGCTGTGTTGATTTGGTCATAACGCTGATCCCGCGCCCACTCGCAAAGGCACGTTGGGCTCAGACTAGGCAGGGCACCCAGACAGGAAAAGTTGCCCATCCAATATAGGAGTCATAACTGATTGCTTATGGCCTATCGACGGGAACTGCCAAGACATCGCGCTCGCGGACCAGGCGTCGGATGGTGTCGCGTAGCCAGCGATGGTAGCGGCTGGACTGCGATCGCTCGTGCCAGAGGAGGTAGAAGGCCATAACCCCAAGCTCCTCAGGCATCAGAAGAATTTTGAGTTTTCCACCCTCGCTGACGTGCTCGGCATAGCGGCGACCGACCGTGAAGGCATGCTGTGTGCCAGCGAGCAATTGGGGGATGATGGCGTAATCGGGCACGGAGATGACGACACGCCGCTCATGGCCCAGCCGGGCCAGCATGCCGTCGATCGGGCTGATGGAGAGATCCTGCGGAGACGAGGGCGAGATGTGGCCAAGCCGGAGATAGTCTTCCAGCGTCAATTGCGTTCCGGCGGGGAAGGGATGGGACGCGCAGACAAGACAGGCGAGCTCGGCGGTCGCCAGGGGCATGTGCTTGAGATGGGGCGGCGGAACCGGCCAATTGCCAACAATGGCGTCTAGGCCCCCAGATTCGCGCTCGGTTTCGAGACCGCTCTGCAAGGTTGGAACGAAGAGCTCCAGTCGGCAGCGCGGTGCGATCCGGCTCAATTCGGTGATGAGATGGGGCACGAGGAAGAATTCGAAGGAGGTCGCTGCGGCGATGCGAATGGTGCGCTCTGAGGTGGCGGGGTCGAAGGTTTCGTCCGACTCCAGCAGCTCGACAAAACCATTCATCAGCGCTTCGACCTGGGCCGAAACCAGCATTCCCTTCTCGGTGAGGACCATTTTCTGGCCGGACCGAACGAGGAGGGGGTCGCCGAAAATATCGCGCAGTCTCCGCAGGATGGCGCTGATCGAGGGCTGGCTTTGTCCCAGTTGGGTGGCAACGCCGGAAACGCTTCGCACCGTCAGCAAGCGGCGCAGGATATCGAGATCGTGCAAGCTGAGGCCGAAGAAGTTAGATCTGCCATTCATCGTCATACCAGCTCACCAATGCTGCCTGATCGCCCCAACCGATCGGGGCCGGGGAGCGCCCTGTCTGCCACACAGCAGCGTCACCTAACCATGGTGTTATACGCTCTCGATTATGGCCTGGGTGTTGTTTCCACAGCCGCAATGGGCGCTTGGCTGAGAGTGCTCGTGCAGTTGGCAGGAGCATCATGCCTCTCCGACCTTGACCGGTCTCAGGGCGTCGACGGCGAGGGAGGTCGCTGCGGTTGAACGACTTCCCTGACCATAACTCGGTTGCCGCGCCAGTCGGCCACAACGTTTCCTCGTTTCCCCTGCTAGCGGCCGGTTCTGCTGACGTTGCCCATCGAGTCGACAACTTTCCCCAGAAGTGCGTTCAACTGATCAACCTCCGACGGCGCCAGGCATTGCACCAAGCGCTCCTGTGACCGCTGCACCACCGGATCGGCCACCGCAAGCACGCTGGAACCCTCGTCCAACAGGGTCAGGAGCTTCGCTCTTCTATCGATGCTGCTTGCGACACGGGTGATCAGACCCTTTTCGGCAAGCCTGTCGATGACGCCGCTGATTGTCGTGCGATCATAGGCGATCAGACCGGCCAGGGTCACCTGATCAATTTCCGGGTTGTCCCGTATCGCGACCAGCGCCGCATACTGGATCGGGGTCAGCGGCAATCCGGCCTCCCGCATTTCCTGATCAAAAAGCGCATTCGAAATCTGATGGAAACGCCGGGCCAAGTGCCCTGGCAGGGCTTTCAAGTTCACGTGTTCTTCCTCGGCGCAATTTGACAAGCATGCTGATAATCAGCATGCTAACTTTATTTCATGCATGAGCGCACATCGCGTTGTGCGGGCTGTCGACGGTCGGGGCCAGAGTAGTCAATGCGTTTAACAAAAGCCTATTCCGCTGCCGTTCATAGCAGTGACGAAACAGGTATATCGATTACCATTTCCGGCAAACGCAAGGAAAACCTCGACGTCACCAAAGCTCGCCTCCGCATGGCGGTCTGGGTGATGATCCTGGCTTTCGGCGTTGTCGTCGGCCGCCTTGTCTGGTTCGGGACGCTGGAAGCGCCGCAACGCGTAGACGGGCGCGTCCTCAACGCGACGCTGGCTTCCCGCCCGACGATCCTGGATCGGAACGGCGTACCCATGGCCCTCGACATTCGCGCCCCATCGCTCTTTGCCGAGCCCAGGAACATCATCGACGTGGAGGAGGCCGCCCAGGCGATCACCAGGGTGCTGCCTCACCTTGATACACGCTGGCTGCGGAAGCGCCTCGACAGCCAGAGCGGCTTCGCCTGGATCGCCAGGGAACTGACACCGCAGGTGGAAAAGGCGATGATGCACCAGGGAATTCCGGGCCTGGATTTCCTGGTTGAAACAAGACGGTTTTATCCTGGCTTCCGCCAGGCAGCGCATGTTCTCGGAGGCGTCAACATCGACAATGGCGGCATTGCCGGCATTGAAGCCTATATCGACAAGGCGTTCGACCTCGACCTGCTCCATTCTATCGGATTGGCACGCGATACGGCAATGGAGCCCGTTCGCCTGTCAATCGACATGCGTGTCCAGAACGTTCTTCATGCAGAGCTTGAAGATGCCATGATCCGTTACTCTGCCACTGCATCTGCCGGGGCTCTGGTTGACGTTCATACCGGTGAAGTGATTGCGATGGCCTCGCTTCCCGATTTCGATCCCAATCAGCCAGCGACCATGCTGGAGAAGGGACGATTCAATCGGATCACCGCCGGCAAGTTCGAGCCTGCCTCGATCTTCAAGCCGGTGACAATCGCGGCTGCGCTGGACGCGGGGGCGATTACACTCGGCGACAGCGTCGATGCGCGCACGCCGGTTCGTTTCGGTCGGTTCGCCATCTCGGACTATTACGGCAAGCATCGGATGCTCACTGTCCCCGAGGTGCTCGTCTATTCCTCCAACATCGGCACCGTGCGCATCGCGCAAGCCATGGGCAAGGACAAATTCAGGGCGTCCCTCACCCGAATGGGTTTTGACGCGGCACCGAAAATCGAGTTGCCGGAGGTCACCGCGCCCGTCGTTCCCAATCCTTTGTCGGAGGTCGCTGCAGCGACTATTTCCTTTGGCCACGGGCTGAGCGTCACGCCCATCCAGATGCTCAGAGCGACCGCAGCCCTCGTTAACGGCGGTTATCTGTTGCAACCCACACTGCTCAGGCAGGACGGGGACCAGAGCGCAGATCCGTCGAAGCGTGTCCTGAGTGCGAAGACGAGCCTGCAGATGCGCTACTTGCTTCGCCTCAATGCGTTGGAGGGATCAGCGCGTCGGGCCAATGCGCTCGCCGATGGCTTCCGGCTCGGCGGCAAGACGGGGACCGCGGAGAAGGTTGTGGCGGGCCGGTACTCCAACGATCTGGTTACGACCTTTTTCTCCTCGGCATTTCCATTGGATGCCCCTCGATTTGCCATGGTGATCATGGTGGACGAGCCCAAACCGGAAGCCCCAGGCACCGGAAGGACAGCGGCCTATAACGCTGGCGACATGACCGGCAGGATCATCGCGCGCGTCGCGCCGATGCTGAAAGTGCTGCCGTCGGACTGGGTGAACTTTCCTACCGCTGAGCTAACCGATGGGCCGATCGATGACGGCTTTATTCCACACGAAACGACAAGAGCACAGATATGACACATGTTACGCGCCGGTTCTTCCTGACCGGCTCCGCAGCCATGCTTGCAACTTCGATTGCCGGCTGCACCACGACCGCTGGACCGGCTAAGTCAACTCAGGCGTCCGCAGGCTCCGGCAGATCCGTACCTCCAGATGTCGCGCTCATGTATGGCGCGGTGCTCGATGACCGCTTCCCCATACGCGCATCCAACATGGCTTTGGTTCCGGAGCGCTTCTGGCGACAGGAGGTCGCGGATCCGACCGGCGAACGACCGGGAACCGTGGTGGTCGATACCACCGACCGTTTTCTCTATCATGTCGGAGATAATGGCCGTGCCATGCGCTATGGCGTCGGCATTGGCGCCGCGGGCTTTGCCTGGTCGGGGAGGGCGCACATCGCCTACAAACGCGCGTGGCCGACCTGGACACCGCCCTCCGACATGATCAAACGGCATCCCGAACTCGAGATCTATCGACATGGCATGGAGCCAGGCCCCGATAATCCGATGGGTCCGAGGGCGCTCTATATCCACAAGGGCAATCAGGACACTCTCTATCGCATTCATGGCAATTCTGACGAGCGCACGATCGGTCAGGCGATCTCGAGCGGGTGCGTCCGTCTGTTGCCGCAGGATATCATCCATCTGTACAACAGCGTTCGCAGCGGCTCCCCGCTGCTTGTCGTCTGAGGGAGCAGCAGCCTCTTCTGGTACCCGGGAGACTTGCATCCAGAATAGTTATGAATAATAACCATTCAGGGTGAGGGGAACTGGCTATGCTCGATCTGAAGGCTCCGAAGTTGCGGCCATTCTGTACGCTGGAGGTGGAGGCGGGGCCGCCGCGTGTGCTGGGCATGGGGCGGCTGGGGCAGCGGCGGATTATTCCGATTGCCGGGGGGCGTGTCAGCGGACCGAGGCTTAATGGCGTCATCCTGCCGGGAGGCGCGGACTGGCTGACCGTGAGCCATGACGGCGTGGCGGTGCTCGACGCGCGATATATGCTGCTGGCCGAGGACGGGGCGCTCATCGAGATTATCGACCAGGGGTTTCGGCACGGGCCGGAGGGGGTGATGAAGAGCCTCCTCGCCGGCGCCGATGTGGCCCCGGAGGATTATTACATGCGCTCCTCGATCCGGCTCGAAAGCGGGGACGCGGCCTATGCCCATGTCAATCGGATGGTGTTTGTCGGCACCGGGGCCAAGACGCGCCAGGGCGTGCAGATCGACATCTATAGCGTCGAATAGGCCAAGCGCAGCGGCGACCTGAAAATTTGAGAATCACGCGGGGAAATGTGTCTGAACCACATGTCATTATAGCCGGGGGCGGCATTGGGGGGCTGGTGACAGCACTGACCCTGCAGCAGATCGGCGTGAAATTTTCCGTCTATGAGGCCGTGCGCGAGCTGGCGCCGCTGGGCGTTGGCATCAATATCCAGCCCAATGCGGTGCGCGAGTTGCAGGACCTCGGCATCGGCCCGGAGGCGCTGGACAGTGTCGGCCTGCCGGC is from Devosia sp. SD17-2 and encodes:
- a CDS encoding ABC transporter substrate-binding protein; translation: MASALLAATALTLAAPAMAQTPPNILVVGQIAEPASLDPHVSTASNDFRIAVNIYDGLVRNAPGTLEIEPALATDWTISEDGLEYTFNLRDGVTFHDGTPFNAEAVKFNFDRMLDENHAFASTGPFPLAFFFSAVETVEVVDDLTVKFTLNEPFAPFMSNLASPTGLIVSPAAVEASGADYGRNPVGTGPFKFEEWQSNTRVVASRNDAYWDGAPALEAVIFRPITDANTRVAEMLSGGIDVLLETPPDNVAQFRNDANYQVVEAVGPHVWYVMLNAKEGPFADVRVRQAVNYAVNKESLVTDVLQGTAEVSAGPIPPAFNWAYNEDVAPYPYDPEKAKALLAEAGAEGASLTFLVTEGGSGMLDPVPMGTAIQADLAAVGLNVEIKTYEWNTFLSEVNPGLEGKGDMAEMAWMTSDPDTLPFLTLRTAAFPAEGGFNSSYYSNPEVDALLDQARLATDPAERGELYKQVQAITHEDAPWLFVANWKQNAVVTSAVGDFELQPDFSLVLRDVTKQ
- a CDS encoding DUF1028 domain-containing protein produces the protein MTFSIVARDPETGAFGVATATGGPAVGALVPHTRQGFGAAATQAMTNPYLAIDALERLGDQSADRALEGALARDDGRQRRQVVVVDKTGGVVGWTGHECTGFAGHVLDAGVGVAGNMLVGPAVLEAMIGAYRSALGSGFARALVAAMQAGEAAGGDSRGISSAALRVQGDQAYADIDLRVDFSDNPLAALEDLLERTVAGPYAAFFAEVPRR
- a CDS encoding 5-formyltetrahydrofolate cyclo-ligase; the protein is MTDRGRWAGRNPAKDELRNAIWDQLVADGVAIGPARSHIPNFTGADNAAWHMTQIPAWKTAKAVKVNPDSAQYSLRLRALYEGKTLYCPVPELVQSAPYVRIDPAVLQEKGITFELAASHQGYMHHGERIEFTDIPELDFCVFGSVAVTRQGARTGKGGGFADLEAGVLNELGRIRPDTPLVTSVHSTQVVPDGDIVMMHFDCWMDYVATEKELITTNSQHTRPKGISWENVQPDQFESIPFLRELQANSAQ
- a CDS encoding ABC transporter ATP-binding protein, with the translated sequence MTGSPYLRIRSVKKSYKGTMALHGIDLDVEQGAFVSLLGPSGCGKSTLLQIMAGLLEPDNGAIELGGEDITTLPPWKRNIGLVFQNYALFPHLSIRQNVRFGLDMLGMDRAEAEKRVDESLAMVGLDPALSRKPGELSGGQQQRVAIARAIAIRPRLLLLDEPLSNLDAVLRHKVRLELRELHDRTGITTIMVTHDQAEALATSDKIAVMNAGRVLQYEAPETLYRAPATSYIAGFIGSPPANLLPLTARTEDSWTMANGQIWRPAIELTPQASGLKPGKPCLMALRPEALAIAATGEGGLPARVSAIEFVGGDRLVHVEAGSTRLTVRTTTDQAIAGPEILLFPPQQPPLLFDASSGLRLGNTAT
- a CDS encoding ABC transporter permease; the protein is MTSRFSKALLLAGVLAILLFLLAPIIVLIFSAFDGGNIFRFPPRSYSLRWFEEAFNHNEYKSSLWISTILGVISTAIAVGLSSLAAFGLVRGKPSYRLALEVLLLAPLTLPLVVWAIALLSIYAQLGINGTLPGLILAHVTITMPFAARIMIATFDEIDPRLEAAAKSLGASPWHVVRRVTLPLAMPGLLSSTAIAFLVSFNDVVVTTLIAGAGWITFPVRTFSRLRTEGIDPTTIAIAAMIVAFTVIVIVLGQRLFQLSRRF
- a CDS encoding ABC transporter permease, producing the protein MNQTPDISPTTTALLVAPAAVLMFGVFVLPFLFLVVLSFWSQVPGSLSLDTSFTLANYVRIFTDSYYLGGLWTTLWLSGFVTLVCLLLALPLARWIVLHAGRAKGLLIGISILPLICGALLPTLGLVNLLSPLGFINGALKSMGLIQSSLPLLGNITGVTIGLVQAFLPLMVLPLINTIERIPHDYEMAAMSLGASPLVVWRRVLLPLMLPGIVAGSLLVFCAALTAFVTPQILGQGKVITFASLAYQQAAMVLDWPFASALGIVMLMFLALAGVLGALISRRLARAS
- a CDS encoding extracellular solute-binding protein, with the protein product MKRIACYAAVTAVSLFPCLPAFAQDYSGRTLVVGTWGGDIERLLKEHVAGPLEAKTGAKVEFLLGGSGDRLSKMVAERNNPTMDVTFQNIYEAPNALKEGLVVAPDAALVPAAADVWAGMNDGCYAMSLVGLGIAYSKAVFPEAPEWADLWNPELKGKMAYAPYPSSEGDGMLAVAARIAGVDESNPDAAFAKLAELGAPMLTYNSLDEVLTLMDAGEIAAAPMISGYVISNLENYEGIGFVFPKDPGPVLVRDMVCQVANSPEPELAQMFIDLALGVDTQTAYAQQVNFGPTNSKVVLSDEEAARVINTPEEVDSLLQLDWEYVITQRSDWTDRWNKQILGQ
- a CDS encoding LysR family transcriptional regulator, whose protein sequence is MNGRSNFFGLSLHDLDILRRLLTVRSVSGVATQLGQSQPSISAILRRLRDIFGDPLLVRSGQKMVLTEKGMLVSAQVEALMNGFVELLESDETFDPATSERTIRIAAATSFEFFLVPHLITELSRIAPRCRLELFVPTLQSGLETERESGGLDAIVGNWPVPPPHLKHMPLATAELACLVCASHPFPAGTQLTLEDYLRLGHISPSSPQDLSISPIDGMLARLGHERRVVISVPDYAIIPQLLAGTQHAFTVGRRYAEHVSEGGKLKILLMPEELGVMAFYLLWHERSQSSRYHRWLRDTIRRLVRERDVLAVPVDRP
- a CDS encoding MarR family transcriptional regulator; amino-acid sequence: MNLKALPGHLARRFHQISNALFDQEMREAGLPLTPIQYAALVAIRDNPEIDQVTLAGLIAYDRTTISGVIDRLAEKGLITRVASSIDRRAKLLTLLDEGSSVLAVADPVVQRSQERLVQCLAPSEVDQLNALLGKVVDSMGNVSRTGR